The DNA segment CGGTCTTTGGTCCTTGCTGGCTTTAAGTGGAAACCACAATTACCGGGGGACAACCGGATTCATAGATAGCGGTCCGAGGCGACACGCGGGGATGCGCATGTCGTTCCTCGAAAGGAAAACCCATGAAAGTCGTTGCCAAGCTGCTGTCGGTCTCCGCGATTGCCTTCTTGATTGCCGCCTGTGGTGGGGGCATCCCCGAGGACGGCGAGATGGACGGTCAGAACACTCCCGCCGTCGAGTCGCCTGCCTCGAGCGAGAACCTCGGGCAGACCGAGCAGGAGGTCTCCTGTGGATGGGGTGGGCCTCCGGCTCACTGTCTGGTGCGCTGCTGCTCACACGCGGATTGGTCCGACATCGGTGTTCCGGCGGCTGGCGCGTGCACTGAAGCAGGCAACAGCTACTGCGCGGCGCGCGGCGGCAATTGTGGTTCCTGCTGGGGCTACCTCTAAAGCCTGACGGCTGCCGCGAAGTCGATGAATGGGGCGCTCACGGACGGACTCCACCTCCGGCCGTGGGCGTCACTGCTGTTGAGCTGTACGGCCTCGCGGTAATTATGCGCCTTTCTCGCTTTCCGAGGACCCGGCACAACATTCTGGCGGCTATGTTCGAGAATGGAGCATGCGCATCAAAGCCGACTCCAAAGCCTCCCATCCGCACCGCCTGGGCGTGGGTTCCAGCGGTCCCGACGTCAAGCGGTTGGAAAAGAAGCTCATCCAGCACGGCCTGCTGAAGGGCAAGGCGGATGACCACTTCGACACTCGGACTCAGGCGGCGGTGAAGCAGTTCGAGCGCCAGAACGACTTCAAGCACGTGGATGGCGTGGTGGGGAACGCCGTCTGGAGCCGGCTTGAGCTGGGGCCGGCCCACGAGGGGCACGTCAGCGAGCAGAAGCTCTCGGGCGCCCGCGACACCTTCCGCACCGTCACCATCAACGTGAAGAGCAACCCGGTGATGGACCAGGCCGCGGTGGTGCACGACGTGAAGCGGGCGGCCTCGCAGGGAAGCCTGATCGGCTGGAACGAGATCAGCCCCGACCGCTACTTCAAGGCCATCCGCGACCTGGGCCCGGGCTGGGGACACTACATGCCCCGCGACGGCGGCCTGCGCATTCCCAATCCCATCTCCTGGAAGAAGTCCGAGTGGAAACTCCAGGGCGAGCCCGGCTTCCTGCGCACCCATCACGGCAAGGAGGAGGTCTCTCCGCACCGTTACATCACCTGGGTGAAGCTGAAGAACAAGGAGACGGGCCAGACCATCGTCCGGATGAACACGCACCTGGTCAGCGGCGCCTGGAGCGGCCACAAGCCCCACAAGGAGTGGCGCCAGGACATGTGGAACAAGCACATGGACAAGCTGCACGACCTGGTGGCCCGCTTCGAGAAGAAGGGCTATCCGGTCATCGTGGGCGGCGATTTCAACCGGGACAGCTACAAGGTGCTGGGCAACCAGGTGAAGTATGACAACAAGCTCAACGTGGGCACCCACGGTCACAGCACCTACGACTACCTGATGCACACGCCCAATGGCTCGCTGAAGAGCCACGGCGCCCACGTCGACGACGGCTTCCGCTCGGACCACAACAGCGTGACCGTGAAGTACACGATCAAGGGCTGAACCCTGACGTGAGGCATTGGACGAACGCGTGCGCCCCGAGGCCGCTTTGCCGGGCGCACGCGCCGTCTCCAGGTTCCGGTCCATGGTGGACCTGTACGCGGTGCTTGGCGTGACGACGACAGCGGACGCGCGCGACATCCGGCGCGCGTACCTGCGACAGGTTCAGCAATGCCACCCGGACCGGGACCCCCGGCCTGAATCCACGGAGCACTTCCTCCGCATCCAGGCCGCGTACGACGAGCTGGGCGACGCGGCGAAGCGCCAGCGCTACGACGCCAGGAACCGCGTCGCCCCCATCACACCCGTGGCCCCCGAGCCCAGGTCCACGCTGAACATCCCCAGGGGGCGCATGAGCGTGAAGGTGCGGATGCACTGACGCAGGGCAGGGGCTACAGCCCCGTGCTCTTCAACAGCACCCGCGCCTCGTCTGGGAAGAACCCAGGCGAGTAGACGTTCGCGTCCGTGACGAAGGCCTTGTCGCCCAGGACCGTCAGCTTGGGGCCGGTGGTGGCGCGGACGAAGAGCGGCACCGGCACCTGCGTCTCCGGCCAGCGCACCATGCCGTCCGTGCCGAAGGACGTGTCCAGGTCGCCGTTGGCCTGGAGCCGGAACAGCACGGGCTTCGCATACACGTCCGCGAAGACCAGGACCTTCCCATCCGCCTGGATGCGCAGGCCGCTGACGTCCACCGCGCCGAGCACGGCCGCCGGCGCGGTGAGCTGCCGCACCCCCGCGGGACCGAAGGTGACGTCCGGCTTGCCGTCCGCCGTGTACGCCACGAGCTTGATCACCCCGTGTGCTTCGCCGCCGACCTTCACGTCCTGCTCGGAGCCCGCGAGCAGGAAGCCTCCGCTGGGGCGCGCCACCAGGGCGTGGGCCTGACCGCCCTCGCTCTTCGCGAGGCCATTCGTTCCGAACGTCAGGTCCTGGCTGCCATTGGAGGTGATGCGCACGGCCGCGAAGTGGTCGCCTCCGCCCAGGACGACGCTGGAGCCCTGGAGCACCATGCCCTGCACGGACTCGGCGTTCGTGTACGCGCCGCCAATCCAGCTGCCGGACGGACTGCCCGCGGACTTGAACGTCGTGTCGAGCGAGCCGTCCGCGTTGTAGCGGATCAGCGCGAAGTCCTCGTCGAGCCCGTCGGACTTGGTCAGGAAACCGCCGACGTAGAAGCGGCCGTCGGCCAGGGGCAGGAGGCTGCGGATCGTGCCCACGAAGTTGACGCTGTTCTCCTCGCCGAAGTGCAGCCGGGACTTGCCCGTCTTGTTGAAGCCGGTGTCCAGCTGGCCGTTGGACTTGAGCTTCACCACCACGAAGTCGCGTGAATTCGAAGCGCTGCCGCCCCGAGCGAAGCCCGCGACGAGGATGCTGCCATCCGGGAGCACCGCCACCGTGTCCGCGCGGTCGTCCTGCTCGCGCTGGTCGGAGATGGGGCCCTTGGCGAGGCCCTCGAAGTCGAGCACCACGGAGCCCTGCGTGCCGAACGACGTGTCCACCTCACCGGAAGCGGTGTAGCGCCGCACGAGCAGGTCCACGCCCGTGGTGGCCAGGTTCACCTCGGTGGAGCCCACCACCACGAGTCCGCCATTGGACACCGCGAGCGCCCGGCCCTGCTCGGCGGGGAGCTTCGTGCCGGCATCGGGGGGCGTCCCCGCGTCCGGCTGCGTGCCTCCGTCCGGCGACGGGTCGCCGTCAGAGGGCCCGTCGTCGCCTCCGCAAGCCCCGCCGCCCACGAGCAGGGCGCCCGCCGTCAGTGCCGCCCACCAAGCCTTCCGCACGCTGTGATTCATTCGAGATGTCCCTTCCGGCCTGTCCGGTGCTGCCGCCGCACCGGGGTTACGCCGTCAGGGGCATTTATTTCCTGGCCGGGAGCGGAGGGTGCCTCCACCCCGGCGTGTTTCACGCGTAGTCCTGCCTCAGTTGTTGTTTCAGGGAGTCATCCAAATTGGTCTGCGCGGCCAGGAGTTCCCAGTAGTCCGGCCCGCCCACGGTGGGAGCGTCGAGCGTGATCCTCCCGGCGACGCGGTGGAGGTCGGTGAGGAACGTGGAGGCGTCAGGCCCGGTGGCGAAGACGTCCTGCGGCTCATTGTCGAGCACGAGCTCGAACGGCGGCGGGCCCACGGCTTCGCGCTCCGCGTGCTCCATCCGCCGCTGGACGTCCGGCAGATCCGCCATGGCCTCCTCGAGGAGGGCGCGCGCCGCTTCGAAGCCCAGGTCGTTGAGGGGGGAGTCCTCCGCCCACAGGCAGAAGGCCTTCTCGACGCCATCGAGGGTCCAGGTCTCGGAGGGATGGCTCGGGTCGAAGGCGAGCCGGTCCATCAGCGCGCGGTCTCCGAAGCGCGCAACGCCATCCACGGTGACGAGGCGCACGTCCTTCTCCGTGGCGGAGATCAACGTGTCATACGGGTCGCCGTCGGTGCCCGCGATGACCAGCAGGTCCGCGAGGGCATTGGCCCGGAGGGTGCCCACCTGGGTCTGCCAGCCGGTGACGCGCGCGGCGTCCGCCGTCACCGAGCGCACCAGGGCTCGCGAGGACAGGGACGCGCCCTGTCGCTGCGCTTCGTGACGAGCGACCTTCAGCTCCTGGAGGAGGTTCTTGCTGCCGGTGGGAGACCAATCACAGCCCAGCGAGAACGTCACGCCCGCGCCGAGCAGGTCCGAGATGGGCAACGTCTGTCCATACAGCAGCAGGTTGCTGAAGGGGGACCACACGACCTTGGCGCCCTTGTCCGCCATGGTGTCCAGGTCCTGGCGGTGCAGGCCCAGGCTGTGGATGCCAATCAGTGACGGCTGGATGAGGTCATGCTCGGCCAGGTCGAGGTATCGGCGGTGGGCATAGTCATCCACGCCTTCGCCCAGGTGGTAGAAGTACGCGGCGCGGGAGCTCAGGGCGTCGCGGAAGGACTGGATGTCCTCGGCGTCGTCGTGCAGGTCCATCACGCGGGTGCTTCCCGCGGGCAGGTGGTCGTCGCGGGGCTCCTCGACGTTGCGCATGGCGCCCCGGAAGAGGGCCTCTCCGCCGGACACGCGGGTCCGGATCCCCTGGCCGGTGGTGGTGCCGGCCAGCAGTGCCTTGGCCTCGATGTAGCGGACGATGGCGCGGGCGGTGGGCGCATGGCCACCGAGCACGCGGACGGGCAGGGAGATGAGCGGGCCATAGTCCGCATGGCGTGGCCACTGCGTGCGATTGAGGTAGCGCTTCGGCACCCGCCACAGCGTCAGCACGTCGTAGACGAAGTGGTTGTGCAGGTCGATGAGCCCCGGATACAGCGTCCCCCGGGTGTCGATGACGGGCGCATCCCGGAAGGACTCGGGGAGCGCGCCGCCCGACGGCTCGACCGCGACGATGCGGCTGCCACGGACGAGGACGCGTCCCCGTTCCAGCACCTCATCCCGGGAGTTGACGGTGACCACCCGGCCCTCCAGCACGTAGCGGGGGACCG comes from the Corallococcus macrosporus genome and includes:
- a CDS encoding peptidoglycan-binding protein, coding for MRIKADSKASHPHRLGVGSSGPDVKRLEKKLIQHGLLKGKADDHFDTRTQAAVKQFERQNDFKHVDGVVGNAVWSRLELGPAHEGHVSEQKLSGARDTFRTVTINVKSNPVMDQAAVVHDVKRAASQGSLIGWNEISPDRYFKAIRDLGPGWGHYMPRDGGLRIPNPISWKKSEWKLQGEPGFLRTHHGKEEVSPHRYITWVKLKNKETGQTIVRMNTHLVSGAWSGHKPHKEWRQDMWNKHMDKLHDLVARFEKKGYPVIVGGDFNRDSYKVLGNQVKYDNKLNVGTHGHSTYDYLMHTPNGSLKSHGAHVDDGFRSDHNSVTVKYTIKG
- a CDS encoding J domain-containing protein, with amino-acid sequence MVDLYAVLGVTTTADARDIRRAYLRQVQQCHPDRDPRPESTEHFLRIQAAYDELGDAAKRQRYDARNRVAPITPVAPEPRSTLNIPRGRMSVKVRMH
- a CDS encoding amidohydrolase family protein — encoded protein: MSTGASIPKPADAVPRYVLEGRVVTVNSRDEVLERGRVLVRGSRIVAVEPSGGALPESFRDAPVIDTRGTLYPGLIDLHNHFVYDVLTLWRVPKRYLNRTQWPRHADYGPLISLPVRVLGGHAPTARAIVRYIEAKALLAGTTTGQGIRTRVSGGEALFRGAMRNVEEPRDDHLPAGSTRVMDLHDDAEDIQSFRDALSSRAAYFYHLGEGVDDYAHRRYLDLAEHDLIQPSLIGIHSLGLHRQDLDTMADKGAKVVWSPFSNLLLYGQTLPISDLLGAGVTFSLGCDWSPTGSKNLLQELKVARHEAQRQGASLSSRALVRSVTADAARVTGWQTQVGTLRANALADLLVIAGTDGDPYDTLISATEKDVRLVTVDGVARFGDRALMDRLAFDPSHPSETWTLDGVEKAFCLWAEDSPLNDLGFEAARALLEEAMADLPDVQRRMEHAEREAVGPPPFELVLDNEPQDVFATGPDASTFLTDLHRVAGRITLDAPTVGGPDYWELLAAQTNLDDSLKQQLRQDYA